A stretch of Streptococcus sp. oral taxon 061 DNA encodes these proteins:
- the comGF gene encoding competence type IV pilus minor pilin ComGF — protein sequence MERRNYWRFKTSRVRAFTLLESLVSLIVISGSLLLFQAMSQLLVSEVRYQQRSEQKEWLLFVDQLEAELNRTQFEKVENDRLYLKQEGKPISIGKSRSNDFRKTDASGRGYQPMVYGLKSTHIYQKGQNVHFNFQFEKGLEREFIYRVEKEES from the coding sequence ATGGAACGGAGAAATTACTGGCGATTCAAGACAAGTAGGGTCAGAGCTTTTACACTATTAGAATCCTTGGTTTCCCTTATCGTTATTAGTGGTAGCTTACTCCTCTTTCAAGCTATGAGTCAGCTCTTGGTTTCAGAGGTTCGCTACCAGCAGAGAAGTGAGCAAAAAGAATGGCTTTTATTTGTGGATCAGCTGGAAGCAGAGCTGAATCGAACCCAATTTGAAAAAGTGGAGAATGATAGGCTTTACCTCAAACAGGAAGGCAAACCCATTTCCATTGGGAAATCAAGGTCAAATGATTTCCGGAAAACAGATGCTAGTGGACGTGGTTATCAACCCATGGTTTATGGCCTTAAATCAACGCATATTTACCAAAAAGGGCAAAATGTTCATTTCAATTTTCAGTTTGAAAAGGGACTAGAGAGGGAATTTATCTATCGTGTTGAAAAAGAAGAAAGTTAG
- the comGE gene encoding competence type IV pilus minor pilin ComGE, with translation MERLNVFKKQKIKAVILLEAVISLAIFASIATLLLGQIQESRKREVELLKQEEVLRVARMALQTGQKELTVNGLTVHVVSNERGLEVYHGTEKLLAIQDK, from the coding sequence ATGGAAAGATTAAACGTATTCAAGAAGCAAAAAATTAAGGCGGTTATTTTACTGGAAGCAGTGATTTCACTAGCTATTTTTGCCAGTATAGCAACTCTCTTACTAGGACAAATTCAAGAAAGTAGAAAAAGAGAAGTAGAACTTCTAAAACAGGAAGAAGTTTTGCGAGTGGCTCGTATGGCTTTGCAGACTGGACAAAAGGAGTTGACTGTCAATGGCCTTACGGTTCATGTTGTCTCGAATGAGCGAGGTTTGGAGGTATACCATGGAACGGAGAAATTACTGGCGATTCAAGACAAGTAG
- the comGD gene encoding competence type IV pilus minor pilin ComGD produces the protein MQNKIQIKQLRIKAFTMLESLLVLGIVSLLVVGLSSSVQSTFETVEEQIFFMEFEELYRETQKRSLASQQKINLMLEERSIGNGYHKLTIPKGIQLQSNQSISFDKSGGNSSLASVRFQTRKEVVRYQLYLGNGKIKRIQEAKN, from the coding sequence ATGCAAAACAAAATACAAATCAAACAGTTGCGGATTAAGGCTTTTACCATGTTAGAAAGTCTATTGGTATTAGGGATTGTTAGTCTGTTAGTCGTGGGCTTGTCGAGTTCAGTTCAGTCGACTTTTGAGACTGTAGAGGAGCAGATTTTCTTTATGGAGTTTGAGGAACTTTATCGGGAAACGCAGAAGCGAAGTCTGGCTAGTCAGCAAAAGATCAACTTAATGTTAGAAGAGAGAAGTATTGGAAATGGCTATCATAAATTAACCATCCCTAAAGGAATTCAACTACAGTCCAATCAGTCAATTTCCTTTGACAAGTCTGGTGGGAATTCGTCTCTGGCCAGCGTGAGATTTCAAACAAGGAAAGAAGTGGTTCGATACCAACTATATCTAGGAAATGGAAAGATTAAACGTATTCAAGAAGCAAAAAATTAA